TTTTCTTCAGCAAAATTAATAAATGCTTCTGCCTGTATTAACTTACATTTACGACCACAATTCTGGCGGTTCTTTTGATAAACTGCCTGTCCAGTCTCTGGGAAGTAAGCTTCATATGTTTCCAAGTTGCTTTTTAACTGGAGAGCTGTTCCCCGCTTTATTTCTCTGCTAATAGTGCTTGGCTCTCTACCAAGTTGTCTTGCGATATATCTAATACTTTTCCCCTCATTTAGCAAAGCACATATTATTCCACGTTCATATGAATTTAGATGTTCAAATTTGCGTGTACCTGTGTTACAATTAGAATTAGCCATAGCGAGCACCTCACTGTATTAGTTTTTTTTGGTTAAAAATATTATACATGATTTTCTCGCTATGGTTCTATATTTTTTTGGTGTTGCATTTAATTATACAACGAACCGTTTTTTATGTGGTATAATCTAATTTAGAGGAGGTTAAAAGAAAAATGAATAATATAAATAATATTTCTATAGGCGTTATAGGAGCAGGAAACATGTCAACTGCTATAATAAAAGGTATATTATCTGAAGACTTAATTCCGTCTAAAAACATTTGGGTATATGATATAGATCAATCAAAGTTGGACACAATCGTAGAAAATACATATATACAAGGGGCAAATAACAATAATCAATTAGTCGAAAAAAGTAATATTATAATTCTTGCAGTAAAACCTAATATATATCCTTCTATTTTAGAAGAAATTACCCCTTATTTAACTTCGAGCAAGATATTGATCTCAATAGCAGCAGGTATTAGCATAAAATTTATAAACGATAAAATAAAAAAAAGATGTAAAGTGGTACGCATTATGCCCAATACGCCAGCATTGGTGGGTTATGGAGTAATTGCATTATGTAAAAATCATGAACTAGATGAAAAAGAATTGGAATATGTAATCAGTATATTTAAGTGTCTCGGTAAAATAGAAGAGGTAGATGAAACGCTAATAAATGCAGTAACAGGTGTAAGTGGTAGTGGTCCCGCTTATGTTTATATGTTTATAGAAGCTTTGGCAGACGGGGGCGTTATGATGGGGCTTCCTAGGGATCAAGCTTATAGAATGGCAGCTCAAACAGTATTAGGAGCAGCTAAAATGGTGCTTGATACAAAAGAACATCCTGGAGTTTTAAAAGACGCAGTATGTTCACCTGGAGGAACCACCGTGGAAGCAGTATATACATTAGAACAGTCTGGGTTTAGGGGGATTATTATGGATGCAGTAAAAAAATGTACAGAAAAAGGAGAATTGCTTACCAAATGAAACATGTAGATATATATACAGATGGTGCCTGTAGTGGCAATCCTGGTCCAGGTGGATGGGCAGCAGTTTTAATTTATAATAATATAAAAAAAGAAATATCAGGATATGAAAAAGATACAACTAATAACCGAATGGAACTTTTAGCACCTATAAAGGCATTATCCATATTAAATCAACCGTGTGATGTAAATATATATACTGACAGTGCGTATGTATTTAATGCCTTTGATAAAGCTTGGTTGCAAAAGTGGCAGAAAAATGGCTGGAAAACAAGTTCAAAACAACCTGTACAAAACAAGGAGCTTTGGGAACAACTTATAACCTTTGCAAATATACATAATATAAAATGGATAAAGGTCAAAGGACATAGCGATAACGAAATAAATAATAGATGCGATGAACTAGCAAGAAATGCAATATCTGAAAATAAAAAAGATGGCTAAAAATAAAACCATCTTTTTTATTTTTTAACAATACTCGTTCCATAATTACACTTATGGAACGAATTTTATTGCTTTGTAATATGGATAGTGAGATAATATAAATATTGAAAATACGTGGAAGGGGAGAGGGAAGAAATAAATGAATGAAGAGATCATTAAGGAATACGAGCGATATTTATATTATAAAGGTAAAAGTATAAATACAGTTGATACATATATTAGAAGCATAAAGGGGTTTATGTGTTTTATAGATAAAGATCTTCTATCTGTAAAACAACTAGATATAGACGAGTATAAATCATATTTAAGAAGGAAAAAATGTATTAATGGAGGGAAGCTTTCTCCCAAAACCATAAATATAAAACTTTTAAGTTTATCATCCTTCTACGAATTCGTAGAACAAAAGAAA
This region of Xylanivirga thermophila genomic DNA includes:
- the rnhA gene encoding ribonuclease HI: MKHVDIYTDGACSGNPGPGGWAAVLIYNNIKKEISGYEKDTTNNRMELLAPIKALSILNQPCDVNIYTDSAYVFNAFDKAWLQKWQKNGWKTSSKQPVQNKELWEQLITFANIHNIKWIKVKGHSDNEINNRCDELARNAISENKKDG
- a CDS encoding helix-turn-helix domain-containing protein — protein: MANSNCNTGTRKFEHLNSYERGIICALLNEGKSIRYIARQLGREPSTISREIKRGTALQLKSNLETYEAYFPETGQAVYQKNRQNCGRKCKLIQAEAFINFAEE
- the proC gene encoding pyrroline-5-carboxylate reductase — its product is MNNINNISIGVIGAGNMSTAIIKGILSEDLIPSKNIWVYDIDQSKLDTIVENTYIQGANNNNQLVEKSNIIILAVKPNIYPSILEEITPYLTSSKILISIAAGISIKFINDKIKKRCKVVRIMPNTPALVGYGVIALCKNHELDEKELEYVISIFKCLGKIEEVDETLINAVTGVSGSGPAYVYMFIEALADGGVMMGLPRDQAYRMAAQTVLGAAKMVLDTKEHPGVLKDAVCSPGGTTVEAVYTLEQSGFRGIIMDAVKKCTEKGELLTK